The following are encoded in a window of Panicum virgatum strain AP13 chromosome 5N, P.virgatum_v5, whole genome shotgun sequence genomic DNA:
- the LOC120674433 gene encoding cytochrome b561 and DOMON domain-containing protein At3g07570-like — translation MKPRSCSSSISSALLVLLLCCLCSSVARSQTADSCGSGSSLAAVSRLIPFDTSNLTCFDAWPSEGFILRYGKSGRDTWSFVLSAPDAGGYVSVGFSSNGAMVGSSAVAGWTTGGGVGVAKQYRLGGTSPGSCPPDQGSLALLPGTTLLAAQSSRLYLAFQFTAAQPAPYLIYAVGPSGAQLSNNYLVRHRSYGSAAVDYATGVASSAGGGASFDTKKWHGAMAGLGWGVLMPVGVALARYFKRHDPFWFYAHISVQGVGFVLGTAGVIAGFKLNDDLPGADRHQALGIAILVFGCLQVLAFLARPGKESKVRRYWNWYHHYVGRAAVACAVANVFVGLSVAHEASAAAAFYGVFLAAWVLASAVLEVRLWRSAA, via the exons ATGAAGCCGAGGTCTTGTTCCTCCAGCATCAGCAGCGCGCTGCTCGTGCTGCTGCTATGCTGCCTCTGCAGCTCCGTCGCGAGGTCCCAGACAGCCGACTCGTGCGGCTCCGGCtccagcctcgccgccgtcaGCCGCCTCATCCCCTTCGACACCTCCAACCTCACCTGCTTCGACGCCTGGCCCTCCGAAGGCTTCATCCTGCGC TACGGGAAGAGCGGGCGGGACACGTGGAGCTTCGTGCTGTCGGCGCCGGACGCGGGCGGGTACGTGTCGGTGGGGTTCTCGTCCAACGGCGCCATGGTGGGGAGCAGCGCGGTGGCCGGGTggacgaccggcggcggcgtcggggtggCGAAGCAGTACCGGCTGGGCGGGACGAGCCCGGGGAGCTGCCCGCCGGACCAGGGCAGCCTGGCGCTGCTCCCCGGCACCACGCTCCTGGCGGCCCAGTCGTCCCGCCTCTACCTCGCCTTCCAGTTCACCGCCGCGCAGCCGGCGCCGTACCTCATCTACGCCGTCGGCCCCTCGGGGGCCCAGCTCTCCAACAACTACCTCGTGCGGCACCGCAGCTACGGATCCGCCGCCGTCGACTACGCCACCGGCGTGGCTTccagcgcgggcggcggcgcgtcgttcGACACGAAGAAATGGCACGGCGCGATGGCCGGGCTCGGGTGGGGCGTGCTCATGCCGGTCGGCGTCGCGCTGGCGCGCTACTTCAAGCGGCACGACCCGTTCTGGTTCTACGCTCACATCTCCGTGCAGGGGGTCGGGTTCGTGCTCGGCACGGCGGGGGTCATCGCTGGGTTCAAGCTGAACGACGATCTCCCCGGCGCCGACCGCCACCAGGCGCTCGGCATCGCCATCCTCGTCTTCGGCTGCCTGCAGGTGCTGGCGTTCCTGGCGCGGCCGGGCAAGGAGTCCAAGGTGCGGCGTTACTGGAACTGGTACCACCACTACGTCGGCCGCGCCGCGGTGGCTTGCGCCGTCGCCAACGTCTTCGTTGGGCTGTCCGTCGCGCAcgaggcctccgccgccgccgccttctacGGCGTCTTCCTCGCGGCCTGGGTCCTCGCCTCGGCTGTTCTCGAGGTCAGGCTCTGGAGGTCCGCCGCTTGA
- the LOC120672815 gene encoding RHOMBOID-like protein 13, with product MGKPLIYEILEKPASSSVIGICSLIWWFIQKRGIGYGDVGLSYEAAVDGGQYWRIITSAFSHISVVHLVFNMSALWSLGVVEQLGQIGLGVQYYLHYTLVLIVLSGLLVLGFYHMMIQRFKVEYFRRVTAVGYSCVVFGWMTILAAKQPSSKLNIFGVLSLPISFAPFESLIFTSIMVPQASFIGHLSGIIVGYSIAWGLIHGINNYWAITMLGWIALVFVLSLKRTGSVELSFIEIEPVTDPSLPSVGVVATRNGRTLQMDVLPARRVADIV from the coding sequence ATGGGGAAGCCGCTGATCTACGAGATATTGGAGAAGCCGGCGAGCAGCAGCGTCATCGGCATCTGCTCCCTGATCTGGTGGTTCATCCAGAAGCGGGGCATCGGGTACGGGGACGTCGGCCTGAGCTACGAGGCCGCCGTGGACGGCGGGCAGTACTGGCGGATCATCACCTCCGCCTTCTCGCACATCAGCGTCGTGCACCTGGTGTTCAACATGAGCGCGCTGTGGAGCCTCGGCGTCGTCGAGCAGCTGGGCCAGATCGGGCTCGGCGTCCAGTACTACCTGCACTACACGCTCGTGCTCATCGTGCTGTCCGGGTTGCTGGTCCTCGGCTTCTACCACATGATGATTCAGAGGTTCAAGGTCGAGTACTTCAGGAGGGTGACTGCTGTTGGGTACTCCTGCGTTGTGTTTGGCTGGATGACAATTCTGGCTGCCAAGCAGCCGTCATCAAAGCTCAACATCTTCGGGGTTCTGTCGCTGCCGATCAGCTTCGCGCCATTCGAGTCGCTGATATTCACATCAATCATGGTACCGCAGGCTAGCTTCATTGGCCACTTGTCGGGGATCATTGTCGGGTACTCAATTGCCTGGGGCCTGATTCATGGGATCAATAACTACTGGGCAATCACCATGCTCGGCTGGATTGCGCTTGTATTTGTCTTGAGCTTGAAGCGTACAGGTTCTGTGGAGTTGAGTTTTATTGAGATCGAACCAGTGACAGACCCGTCACTGCCTTCTGTTGGTGTGGTTGCCACCAGAAATGGCAGAACTCTTCAGATGGATGTGTTACCTGCAAGAAGAGTTGCCGACATTGTATAG
- the LOC120672814 gene encoding calreticulin-3-like: MGPRGGGGLRGRLLVLSSLLLLASGEVFFEERFEDGWESRWVESDWKRSEGKAGRFKHTAGRYSGDPDDKGIQTTMDARHFAISAKFPQFSNKNRTLVVQYSIKFEQDIECGGGYIKLMSGYVNQKKFSGDTPYSLMFGPDICGTETKKLHLILSYQGQNYPIKKNLECETDKLTHMYTFILRPDASYSLLVDNRERESGSMYTDWDILPPRKIKDVHAKRPKDWDDREYIDDPDDVKPEGYDSIPKQIPDPKDKKPDTWDDDDDGIWKPRMISNPAYRGPWKRKRIKNPNYKGKWKTPWIDNPEFEDDPDLYVLKPLKYVGIEVWQVKAGSVFDNILICDDPEYARKVVEETLGANREAEKEAFEEAEKERKAREDREAQQGKDERGRPRRDRKDRDRYKKRYRDHWDDYHDEL, from the exons ATgggtccccgcggcggcggcggcctgcgcggccgcctcctcgtcctctCGTCGCTGCTCCTCCTCGCGTCCGGCGAGGTCTTCTTCGAGGAGCGCTTCGAAG ATGGCTGGGAGTCCCGGTGGGTGGAATCTGATTGGAAAAGGAGTGAAGGGAAAGCTGGAAGGTTCAAGCACACGGCCGGAAGATACTCTGGAGATCCTGATGAcaaag GAATACAAACAACAATGGATGCTAGGCATTTTGCTATCTCAGCCAAGTTCCCACAATTCAGTAACAAGAACAGGACACTGGTGGTCCAGTACTCAATTAAGTTTGAGCAGGATATCGAGTGCGGTGGTGGATATATTAAGCTTATGTCCGGTTATGTCAACCAGAAAAAATTTAGTGGGGACACTCCATACAG CTTGATGTTTGGGCCAGATATATGTGGTACTGAAACAAAGAAGCTCCATCTTATACTTTCTTACCAAGGGCAGAATTATCCAAtcaagaaaaatctagaatgTGAGACGGACAAGTTAACGCATATGTATACTTTCATTCTTAGGCCTGACGCATCTTATAGCCTACTTGTTGATAACCGTGAAAGAGAGTCTGGGAGCATGTACACTGACTGGGACATCCTCCCTCCTCGTAAAATCAAGGATGTTCACGCCAAAAGG CCTAAGGATTGGGATGACAGAGAATATATTGATGATCCTGATGATGTTAAGCCAGAG GGCTATGATTCTATCCCAAAACAGATTCCTGATCCAAAGGACAAAAAG CCTGACACatgggatgatgatgatgatggcatATGGAAGCCCAGAATGATATCAAATCCAGCATACAGGGGACCATGGAAACGCAAG AGAATTAAGAATCCTAACTACAAGGGTAAATGGAAGACCCCATGGATTGATAATCCAG AGTTTGAGGACGACCCAGATCTTTATGTGCTGAAACCTTTGAAGTATGTTGGAATTGAAGTTTGGCAG GTAAAAGCTGGTTCAGTTTTTGACAATATTCTGATTTGCGATGACCCTGAGTATGCAAGAAAGGTTGTTGAGGAGACTCTGGGTGCGAATAGGGAG GCTGAAAAGGAGGCTTTTGAAGAAGCTGAAAAGGAGAGGAAAGCTAGAGAAGATAGG GAAGCGCAACAAGGAAAGGATGAACGAGGCCGGCCCCGAAGAGACAGGAAGGACAGGGACAGATACAAAAAA CGTTACAGGGATCACTGGGATGACTACCAT GATGAGCTGTGA